One Novosphingobium sp. EMRT-2 DNA segment encodes these proteins:
- a CDS encoding TraB/VirB10 family protein has product MSGPAKSAESRQLPGAEPTGAESPYQAHLAAEAAADGRPERGPALLDWKARWDALGSGTKLRIKQAALAGAVGVLGYGLYTASTGGEEEKATAPAAAKLDMGAGLRGDSLEEKLRGDFKKVIDGQQLLGDRISAIEEGKVLPHGATPPGDSADSGDLPPALPGSAPAFPPSPTDVPGGADAQLPSPPVPPAPPAAPPAPPVEKVVGSIGAATSPMLPKDASGNGPDSKKKNRTIYLPPGFMKARLLTGVDALASRDATSNPEPIIARVQAPAVLPNDVKANLSGCFVVGNATGSLAKERVEIQLVSLSCVDFDEHSVVDQPVKGFFVDADGKKGLSGKVVTRAGAALARSFIAGTISGISQSVENTFGETSTSALGTVRTLNAGDAAKTGIAGGLSKSSDKLTDFYLDLARQAGPIVEVGAAKEVVVVIQEGVTLEIKPSAGSKF; this is encoded by the coding sequence ATGTCCGGGCCCGCGAAATCTGCTGAGAGCCGCCAGCTGCCCGGCGCCGAACCGACCGGCGCGGAGAGCCCTTACCAGGCGCATCTGGCGGCCGAAGCCGCAGCTGACGGCCGCCCGGAGCGCGGCCCGGCGCTGCTCGACTGGAAAGCGCGCTGGGACGCGCTCGGCTCGGGCACCAAACTCCGGATCAAGCAGGCGGCGCTCGCCGGTGCGGTCGGCGTGCTAGGCTACGGGCTCTATACGGCGAGCACCGGCGGCGAGGAGGAGAAGGCTACAGCGCCCGCCGCTGCCAAGCTCGACATGGGCGCAGGCCTGCGCGGCGACAGCCTCGAGGAGAAGCTGCGCGGCGATTTCAAGAAGGTCATAGACGGCCAGCAACTGCTTGGCGACCGCATCTCCGCAATCGAGGAGGGCAAGGTCCTGCCGCACGGCGCCACGCCTCCGGGCGATAGTGCAGACAGCGGAGACCTGCCGCCCGCACTGCCAGGTAGCGCGCCCGCTTTCCCGCCCTCGCCCACGGACGTACCTGGAGGGGCTGACGCGCAGCTACCATCACCACCGGTTCCGCCCGCCCCGCCGGCAGCACCCCCTGCCCCGCCGGTCGAGAAGGTCGTGGGCTCGATCGGCGCGGCCACGAGCCCGATGCTGCCAAAGGACGCATCGGGAAACGGGCCGGATTCGAAAAAAAAGAATCGGACGATCTATTTGCCGCCTGGTTTCATGAAGGCGCGGCTGTTGACCGGGGTGGACGCGCTGGCGAGCCGGGACGCGACATCGAACCCGGAACCGATCATCGCTCGCGTCCAGGCACCCGCCGTGCTTCCCAATGACGTCAAGGCGAACCTGTCAGGCTGCTTCGTCGTCGGCAACGCCACGGGCAGTCTCGCCAAGGAGCGGGTCGAGATCCAGCTGGTCTCGCTCTCCTGCGTCGATTTCGACGAGCACTCAGTGGTCGACCAACCGGTCAAGGGCTTCTTCGTCGATGCCGACGGCAAGAAGGGCCTGTCGGGCAAGGTGGTCACCCGCGCCGGGGCCGCGCTCGCCAGGAGCTTCATCGCCGGCACCATCAGCGGCATCAGCCAGTCGGTCGAAAACACCTTCGGCGAAACCTCGACCTCGGCATTGGGGACAGTGCGCACGCTGAACGCGGGCGATGCTGCCAAGACCGGCATCGCCGGCGGGCTCTCCAAATCCTCCGACAAGCTCACCGACTTCTATCTCGACCTCGCCCGCCAGGCCGGCCCGATCGTCGAGGTCGGAGCGGCGAAGGAAGTGGTGGTCGTCATCCAGGAGGGCGTGACCCTCGAGATCAAGCCCAGTGCCGGGAGCAAATTCTGA
- a CDS encoding TraV family lipoprotein, which yields MYRSSLARPRLRLLPLTLVVAALPLGGCATVGSVMSPYSEKFSCKNSDHGQCIHPEKAYEDAVAGRSPRSDPAVTRDKNLLRNGEAANGDQAAATPMGTRGKTGPGAYSGYRDSVYRELQGLIDQPVTPMLKPSQAVRTLILPYADRQRPDRLYMPRYVYSILERPSWVVGGYLVEPVSPASQLPVLGQLREKPADSIDPAPVAPPVGAAAPGKEPRR from the coding sequence ATGTACCGATCGTCCCTCGCCCGACCGCGTTTGCGCCTGCTGCCGCTCACGCTCGTCGTAGCCGCCCTGCCGCTGGGTGGTTGCGCCACCGTCGGCTCGGTGATGTCGCCATATTCAGAAAAATTCTCCTGCAAGAACTCGGATCACGGCCAGTGCATCCATCCCGAGAAGGCCTATGAAGACGCGGTCGCAGGCCGCAGCCCGCGCTCCGATCCCGCTGTCACGCGGGACAAGAACCTCTTGCGGAACGGCGAAGCCGCAAATGGCGACCAGGCCGCCGCCACGCCGATGGGGACGCGCGGCAAGACCGGGCCAGGTGCCTATTCGGGTTACCGCGACAGCGTATACCGCGAGTTGCAGGGGTTGATCGATCAGCCCGTGACGCCAATGCTCAAGCCGAGCCAGGCCGTGCGCACGCTGATCCTGCCCTATGCCGACCGGCAGCGGCCCGACCGGCTCTACATGCCGCGCTACGTCTATTCGATTCTCGAACGCCCGTCCTGGGTGGTCGGCGGCTACCTCGTCGAGCCTGTCTCGCCCGCCTCGCAATTGCCGGTGCTCGGCCAGCTGCGCGAGAAGCCTGCCGATAGCATCGATCCGGCTCCAGTAGCACCGCCTGTTGGAGCTGCCGCTCCCGGCAAGGAGCCCCGCCGATGA
- a CDS encoding TraC family protein, translating into MSARHEESGGLSFAALRRHVARDSYSDHLPLVAWVEEEGAFLTIDDGWGYAWELVPSAYMFAHVHSALLGLLNIHFEPGTVLQIMSFADPLIDDALDAFLDLKTRDDPLIQASARRTYEYLRQGRHGLSALHGIPIRNFRTILAVKTRKPLGQDPKRQIEEQLAKLGIVPLPPEEMMSFYRRVFNGVFQAAPGSFVNGASDGSEPRPLRKQIIDAGPDLLFEGPEVFLGNQVARCLTPKAPARRISAERANRLTGGMRGSAEDSDQIGGPFLYTLNVLFDHSAFEIHKRAQILSAQKAAGSFAVEVGKQIEEIGWVLDEAGNSRFVRVIPTVWVFGQSRAQAREMAARAKRLWEAEPLPFMMQEESYLNPVLLPMSLPFGLYPDGKTLRMLERDFRMPVKAAVLMAPIQTDFRGGGRPALLYTGRKGQLITLDLFDPRINNYNFIVSAESGAGKSFLLNNLCQQYYASGALIRIIDIGGSYRKLCTLCSGRYIDIGEERLVLNPFDMGFALDGDDRQSAIAMAVAIVAEMANAATRKGVSTSEWNLLKSAVQWTIDSGRAEDGIDAVRDWLGAYPANTTSDLDRVEHLVPVARELAFNLRDFGSEGAYGHYFNGPSTLDISSDEFVVLELERLKNMPDLFDVVVMVVVNAVTQELYLSGRDRPRFVLCDEAAQFMTRTDGQDLSRLAEAFGQGYRRARKYQGSFGIVMQSMNDLLLFGGTGQVILENAATRFLLQGSTYDKAVENKILDYSGFVLELLKSVRNNKPNYSEVFIDSPLGLGIARLVVDPFSYWINTSAPTEVAAFEALLRAGRSPLEAVCELAGVNPAEILGEATPLLLSHSDREVV; encoded by the coding sequence ATGAGCGCGCGCCACGAGGAATCCGGCGGGCTGAGCTTCGCCGCGCTCAGGCGCCATGTCGCACGCGATTCCTATTCAGATCATCTGCCGCTGGTGGCCTGGGTCGAAGAGGAAGGCGCCTTCCTCACCATCGACGATGGTTGGGGCTATGCCTGGGAGCTGGTGCCATCGGCCTACATGTTCGCTCATGTTCACAGCGCCTTGCTCGGGCTTTTGAACATCCATTTTGAGCCGGGCACGGTGCTGCAGATCATGAGCTTCGCCGATCCGTTGATCGACGATGCGCTGGATGCCTTCCTCGATTTGAAGACCCGCGACGATCCGCTGATCCAGGCCTCGGCCCGGCGCACCTATGAATATCTGCGGCAAGGCCGCCATGGCCTCAGCGCACTCCACGGTATCCCGATCCGCAATTTCCGCACGATATTGGCGGTCAAGACGCGAAAGCCCCTAGGGCAAGATCCCAAACGCCAGATCGAGGAGCAACTCGCCAAGCTCGGGATCGTGCCACTGCCACCGGAAGAGATGATGAGCTTCTACCGCCGTGTGTTCAACGGCGTGTTCCAGGCGGCGCCAGGCAGCTTCGTCAACGGCGCGAGTGACGGCAGTGAGCCTCGGCCCTTGCGCAAGCAAATCATCGATGCGGGTCCCGACCTGCTGTTCGAAGGCCCCGAGGTCTTCCTTGGCAACCAGGTCGCGCGCTGCCTTACGCCCAAGGCGCCGGCGCGCCGCATCAGCGCCGAGCGCGCCAATCGCCTGACCGGCGGCATGCGCGGCAGTGCCGAGGACAGCGATCAGATCGGCGGGCCGTTCCTCTATACGCTGAACGTCCTCTTCGATCATTCGGCCTTCGAGATCCACAAGCGCGCGCAAATCCTCTCGGCGCAAAAGGCCGCAGGCAGTTTCGCGGTCGAGGTCGGCAAGCAGATCGAGGAGATCGGCTGGGTATTGGACGAGGCCGGCAACAGCCGTTTCGTGCGGGTGATCCCGACCGTCTGGGTGTTCGGCCAGAGCCGTGCCCAGGCGCGCGAGATGGCGGCGCGCGCCAAGCGGCTGTGGGAAGCCGAGCCCCTGCCCTTCATGATGCAGGAAGAGAGCTACCTCAATCCGGTGCTGCTGCCGATGAGCCTGCCGTTCGGGCTCTATCCCGACGGCAAGACGCTGCGCATGCTCGAACGCGATTTTCGCATGCCGGTCAAGGCCGCGGTGCTGATGGCGCCGATCCAGACCGATTTTCGCGGCGGCGGCCGCCCCGCGCTGCTCTATACCGGCCGCAAGGGGCAGCTCATCACGCTCGACCTCTTCGATCCGCGGATCAACAATTACAATTTCATCGTCTCTGCCGAGTCCGGGGCGGGCAAGAGCTTCCTGCTCAACAACCTCTGCCAGCAATATTACGCGTCCGGCGCGCTCATCCGCATCATCGATATCGGCGGCTCCTACCGCAAGCTCTGCACGCTGTGCTCGGGCCGCTATATCGACATCGGCGAGGAACGGCTCGTCCTGAACCCCTTCGACATGGGCTTCGCGCTCGACGGCGATGACCGTCAGTCGGCGATCGCCATGGCGGTCGCGATCGTCGCCGAGATGGCCAATGCCGCGACCCGCAAGGGCGTTTCGACCTCCGAATGGAATCTACTGAAGTCGGCTGTCCAGTGGACGATCGACTCGGGCCGCGCCGAGGACGGCATCGACGCGGTCCGCGACTGGCTGGGGGCCTATCCCGCCAATACCACAAGCGATCTCGACCGGGTCGAGCATCTGGTGCCCGTCGCGCGCGAACTGGCGTTTAATCTGAGGGATTTCGGGTCGGAGGGTGCCTACGGGCACTATTTCAACGGGCCGTCGACGCTCGACATTTCCAGCGATGAATTCGTCGTGCTCGAGCTCGAGCGGCTCAAGAACATGCCCGACCTGTTCGACGTCGTCGTGATGGTGGTGGTCAACGCCGTAACCCAGGAGCTCTACCTGTCGGGCCGCGACCGCCCCCGCTTCGTGCTCTGCGACGAGGCAGCCCAGTTCATGACCCGCACCGACGGGCAGGATCTCTCGCGGCTCGCCGAGGCCTTCGGCCAGGGCTACCGCCGCGCGCGCAAGTACCAGGGCAGTTTCGGCATCGTCATGCAGTCGATGAACGATCTGCTGCTGTTCGGCGGCACCGGTCAGGTCATCCTCGAGAATGCCGCGACGCGCTTCCTGCTGCAGGGCTCGACCTACGACAAGGCGGTCGAGAACAAGATCCTCGACTATTCAGGCTTTGTCCTCGAACTCCTCAAGTCGGTTCGCAACAACAAGCCCAATTATTCCGAGGTGTTCATCGATAGCCCGCTCGGGCTCGGCATCGCCCGGCTGGTCGTCGACCCCTTCAGCTACTGGATCAACACCTCAGCGCCGACCGAGGTCGCGGCCTTCGAGGCGCTGCTGCGCGCAGGCCGTTCGCCGCTCGAGGCTGTCTGCGAGCTCGCAGGCGTGAACCCGGCGGAGATCCTGGGCGAAGCTACGCCGCTGCTTCTCAGCCATTCGGATCGGGAGGTGGTATGA
- a CDS encoding DsbC family protein: MAKFADLRRLPLITCALAALLGGTAALAAPDQDGRAETKLLSEAAEAAEAQLHQSFTNLQFEEFGPAPVKGAIYQAVAGGRIIYYAPASEHILFATVYDKNGINITALAQEASTAKRLKLIDPAKALVIGPAGAPTVIEFTDPDCPYCRALDKFWAAKAAEGKPVRRLVYFVSGIHPQAAAKAEHILCSADKEAAFRAIYAGAAPKALEKCADGAARVTQDAEIVRKLGITGTPTLIADGKLVSGFQQAELEAFLDGGKPSADAAK; the protein is encoded by the coding sequence ATGGCGAAATTCGCTGACCTGCGGCGGTTGCCGCTGATTACCTGCGCCCTCGCGGCGCTCCTGGGCGGCACTGCGGCGCTGGCCGCGCCCGACCAGGACGGCAGGGCCGAGACCAAGCTTCTCAGCGAAGCGGCCGAAGCCGCGGAGGCCCAGCTCCACCAGAGCTTCACCAATCTCCAGTTCGAGGAATTCGGCCCCGCACCGGTCAAGGGCGCGATCTACCAGGCGGTCGCGGGCGGGCGCATCATCTATTATGCCCCAGCGAGCGAGCACATCCTGTTCGCCACGGTCTACGACAAGAACGGGATCAACATCACTGCCCTCGCCCAGGAAGCGAGCACGGCGAAGCGGTTAAAGCTGATCGATCCCGCCAAGGCGCTGGTGATCGGCCCGGCAGGTGCTCCCACCGTCATCGAGTTCACCGATCCCGATTGTCCTTATTGCCGCGCGCTCGACAAGTTCTGGGCCGCGAAGGCCGCCGAAGGCAAGCCGGTGCGCCGCCTCGTCTATTTCGTGAGCGGCATCCATCCGCAGGCCGCAGCCAAGGCCGAACACATATTGTGCTCGGCGGACAAGGAGGCTGCGTTCCGCGCGATCTACGCCGGCGCTGCCCCCAAAGCCCTTGAAAAATGCGCAGACGGCGCAGCTCGGGTCACCCAGGACGCCGAGATCGTGCGCAAGCTCGGCATCACCGGCACCCCGACGCTGATCGCCGACGGCAAGCTCGTCTCGGGCTTCCAGCAGGCGGAGCTCGAAGCCTTTCTCGACGGCGGAAAGCCGAGCGCCGATGCCGCGAAGTGA
- a CDS encoding type-F conjugative transfer system secretin TraK yields MPNSGKARAPRAARAMLLAAAIGMPVLAPALPAQAQGIIALPDQTSTVRLSNRDINHVVCAGGEIEDVKFSAEKAIAVEKGGSDAWIKFLVKETEDLGQTTRSYVTTPSEFFIACNGAIYPLYAEPADIPAQTVTLAPGSVQRAKINADLLGPLVEEDRAVSITLALLQDRVPASFAEVAPRSGRIVLGGLPAAILTERRRVAIEGAGLSASEYLVAASSDAALDERTFLDRALGANIFAVSLDRLALKPGETARLIVIRRGEGQ; encoded by the coding sequence ATGCCGAACTCCGGTAAAGCCCGCGCCCCGCGCGCGGCTCGGGCGATGCTGCTCGCCGCTGCGATAGGGATGCCGGTACTGGCACCGGCCCTGCCCGCCCAGGCGCAAGGGATCATCGCGCTGCCCGACCAGACCAGCACCGTCCGCCTGTCCAACCGCGACATCAACCATGTCGTCTGCGCCGGCGGCGAGATCGAGGACGTCAAGTTCTCCGCCGAAAAGGCGATCGCGGTCGAGAAGGGCGGCTCGGACGCCTGGATCAAGTTCCTGGTCAAGGAGACCGAGGATCTGGGCCAGACGACGCGCAGCTACGTCACGACGCCGTCGGAATTCTTCATCGCCTGCAATGGGGCGATCTATCCGCTCTATGCCGAGCCTGCGGATATTCCCGCGCAGACGGTGACCCTCGCGCCCGGTTCGGTCCAGCGCGCCAAGATCAATGCCGATCTGCTGGGTCCGCTGGTCGAGGAAGACCGCGCGGTCTCGATCACACTCGCGCTGCTGCAGGACCGCGTGCCGGCAAGCTTCGCCGAGGTGGCGCCGCGCAGCGGCAGGATCGTGCTTGGCGGTCTTCCCGCCGCGATCCTCACCGAGCGGAGGCGCGTCGCGATCGAGGGCGCGGGTCTGTCAGCCTCGGAATATCTGGTCGCGGCCAGTAGCGACGCAGCGCTCGACGAACGGACATTTCTCGACCGGGCACTCGGCGCCAACATCTTCGCGGTCTCGCTCGACCGGCTTGCGCTCAAGCCCGGCGAAACAGCGCGGCTCATCGTCATTCGCCGGGGAGAGGGACAATGA
- a CDS encoding MucR family transcriptional regulator, with product MYTTSDRDLNLLTLTTDIVAAHVANNSVAVADLPNLIANVHASLAGLGAPPEPAAAIQEPAISAKRSVKPDYIICLEDGKKLKMLKRHLMTHYQMTPDQYRTKWNLSADYPMVAPNYAEKRRALAKKIGLGRKPGKLKAKAEEPAAQPKKVRAPRRKLSIAAAKG from the coding sequence ATGTATACGACGTCGGATCGGGACCTGAACCTTCTCACCCTCACTACCGACATCGTAGCCGCGCATGTCGCCAACAACAGCGTTGCGGTCGCCGATCTTCCGAACCTGATCGCCAATGTTCATGCGTCTCTGGCGGGGCTCGGCGCTCCGCCAGAACCTGCCGCGGCTATCCAGGAACCTGCAATCTCGGCCAAGCGTTCGGTGAAGCCCGACTACATCATTTGCCTTGAAGACGGGAAGAAACTCAAGATGCTGAAACGTCATCTGATGACGCACTACCAGATGACGCCCGACCAGTATCGCACCAAGTGGAACCTGTCCGCTGACTACCCGATGGTTGCCCCGAACTATGCCGAAAAGCGGCGCGCGCTGGCGAAGAAGATCGGCCTTGGCCGCAAGCCCGGCAAGCTGAAGGCGAAGGCCGAGGAGCCGGCGGCGCAACCGAAGAAGGTGAGAGCGCCGCGGCGGAAACTCTCGATCGCCGCAGCCAAAGGCTGA
- a CDS encoding TraU family protein, translated as MNKHHTKSWLAAAALLLAGLGAAAPAHASSCPAGTVFNPITKVRWNCIFPITIGGVRIGSFDKLSKELDAQSSSKPLCACRKGATFWFGVKVSFWSPSRMVDVVTEPGCMMALGADLLPTHGKLQGSQSSISDGTNTRKMFAQMHYYVSPVWKMLDMFTDLPCLEDDGFDVAMITEVLPTWQSGTLGAIIQPEGILFGNPAAGLACMADSAAAAAGKVIDPLFWCMGSWGATYPIAGDIHFDDSVEAWAGLAARGTFMMGRLGALTISSADGCSFKPQPIWTKSRYKLQIMEPVKGGKCVNIGRPGALWSSAKHAPGKDNAQFMLFEKVICCAGIPVP; from the coding sequence ATGAATAAGCATCACACAAAGTCCTGGCTCGCCGCCGCTGCGCTCCTGCTGGCAGGACTTGGCGCTGCCGCCCCGGCCCATGCCTCCTCCTGCCCGGCGGGCACGGTGTTCAACCCGATCACCAAAGTGCGCTGGAACTGCATTTTCCCGATCACCATCGGCGGCGTGCGGATCGGCAGCTTCGACAAGCTATCGAAGGAACTCGACGCACAGTCCTCGTCCAAACCCCTTTGCGCCTGCCGTAAGGGCGCAACCTTCTGGTTCGGGGTCAAGGTTTCGTTCTGGTCGCCCAGCCGCATGGTCGATGTGGTGACTGAGCCCGGCTGCATGATGGCGCTGGGCGCCGATCTGCTGCCGACGCACGGTAAGCTCCAAGGGTCGCAAAGCTCGATCTCCGACGGAACAAACACCCGCAAGATGTTCGCGCAGATGCATTATTATGTCTCGCCGGTCTGGAAGATGCTAGACATGTTCACCGACCTGCCGTGCCTCGAGGACGACGGGTTCGACGTCGCCATGATCACCGAGGTCCTGCCGACCTGGCAGTCGGGAACCTTGGGCGCGATTATCCAGCCCGAAGGTATCCTCTTCGGCAATCCCGCGGCGGGGCTTGCCTGCATGGCCGACAGTGCTGCTGCGGCGGCCGGCAAGGTCATCGATCCCCTGTTCTGGTGCATGGGCTCCTGGGGCGCGACCTATCCCATCGCCGGCGACATCCATTTCGACGATTCGGTCGAGGCCTGGGCGGGGCTCGCCGCGCGCGGCACCTTCATGATGGGACGCCTCGGCGCGCTCACCATCAGCTCGGCCGACGGCTGCTCGTTCAAGCCGCAGCCGATCTGGACCAAGAGCCGCTACAAGCTCCAGATCATGGAGCCCGTGAAGGGCGGCAAATGCGTCAATATCGGTCGGCCCGGTGCGCTCTGGTCGTCCGCCAAACATGCCCCGGGCAAGGACAACGCCCAGTTCATGCTCTTCGAGAAGGTGATCTGCTGCGCCGGGATACCGGTCCCATGA
- a CDS encoding TraE/TraK family type IV conjugative transfer system protein, protein MPLFRSRKAAPEDPLAGKPASFAIHRYLQGSANLFEENRLLKFAIAGMFGVTAVLGTLIYTTNQNQRTVIVPFGASGDLYVTGNVPSAAYLRTMTRNVVSLSGTYSAYSADKQFQELLSLAHPSAYNALRDSLNAILDELADNPTLSIATYIRPDQPVTWTSTDIVVPVEKVRVIGGVIRKFRGNLHIGYAIDNGRFWLTQLTEEKFDAELR, encoded by the coding sequence ATGCCCCTGTTCAGATCCCGAAAGGCGGCTCCCGAGGATCCTCTCGCCGGCAAGCCCGCTAGTTTCGCCATCCACCGCTACCTCCAGGGCTCGGCGAACCTGTTCGAGGAGAACCGGCTCCTGAAGTTCGCGATCGCCGGCATGTTCGGCGTGACCGCAGTGCTCGGCACGCTCATCTACACGACCAACCAGAACCAGCGCACCGTGATCGTGCCGTTCGGGGCATCGGGCGATCTCTATGTCACCGGCAATGTGCCGTCGGCAGCCTACTTGCGCACCATGACGCGCAACGTGGTCAGCCTCTCGGGCACCTATTCGGCCTACAGCGCCGACAAGCAGTTCCAGGAGCTGCTGAGCCTCGCCCATCCCAGCGCCTACAACGCCTTGCGGGACTCTTTGAACGCGATCCTCGACGAGCTCGCCGACAATCCGACGCTCTCGATCGCGACCTATATCCGGCCCGATCAGCCGGTAACCTGGACATCGACCGACATCGTCGTCCCGGTCGAAAAGGTCCGCGTCATCGGCGGGGTGATCCGCAAGTTCCGCGGCAATCTCCACATCGGTTACGCGATCGACAACGGCCGCTTCTGGCTCACCCAACTCACCGAGGAAAAATTCGATGCCGAACTCCGGTAA
- a CDS encoding conjugal transfer protein TraW: MATDPHNRDRQQGWGVVAFQTGMIAALLVASVVVAASARAATSTIGRTWPIVEPDALAEIEARASKLPPDMRGKYGPRSSWSAMKAAHLVPATKSQTRSVVPFYTLDTEIRLPSGELLYPKGYSFNPLAYVTLPQRLVVVFPRDLAWALKTARLTDFILLTAGSARDDDAITLSERTGRPIFILEERIKDRLGLTVAPVIIAQVGQRLELTEVRLERPNASGSAATIQRKPAP, translated from the coding sequence ATGGCCACTGATCCGCACAATAGAGACCGGCAGCAAGGCTGGGGCGTGGTCGCCTTCCAGACCGGCATGATCGCTGCACTACTCGTGGCATCGGTCGTGGTTGCCGCCAGCGCCCGTGCCGCGACTTCGACCATCGGCCGCACCTGGCCGATCGTCGAGCCCGACGCCCTTGCCGAAATCGAGGCGCGGGCGTCAAAGCTCCCGCCCGACATGCGGGGAAAATACGGCCCGCGCTCGTCCTGGTCGGCGATGAAAGCCGCTCACCTTGTGCCCGCGACGAAGAGCCAGACCCGCAGCGTCGTGCCCTTCTACACGCTCGACACCGAAATCCGCCTGCCGAGCGGCGAGCTGCTCTACCCCAAGGGCTACAGCTTCAATCCGCTGGCCTATGTGACGCTGCCGCAGCGCCTCGTCGTCGTTTTCCCACGCGATCTCGCCTGGGCGCTGAAAACAGCGCGGCTGACCGATTTCATTCTGTTGACTGCGGGAAGTGCCAGGGATGACGATGCAATCACGCTCTCCGAGCGTACCGGACGACCGATCTTCATCCTCGAAGAGCGGATCAAGGACCGCCTCGGCCTCACCGTGGCCCCCGTCATCATCGCCCAGGTCGGCCAGCGGCTCGAACTGACCGAAGTCCGGCTTGAGCGCCCGAATGCATCGGGCAGCGCTGCCACCATCCAGCGAAAGCCAGCGCCATGA
- a CDS encoding type IV conjugative transfer system protein TraL, whose amino-acid sequence MDERLPQYLHGPVQILWFGSDEFVLVMSTIFVAAIVGGLVGWVLICALLLFIPWKRSKPRGFLPHLAWRWGLVSFRHYPGPTQTRFFE is encoded by the coding sequence TTGGACGAGCGTCTGCCCCAGTATCTGCACGGCCCGGTCCAGATCCTCTGGTTCGGATCGGACGAGTTCGTACTGGTCATGTCGACCATTTTCGTCGCCGCGATCGTCGGCGGGCTGGTCGGCTGGGTGCTCATCTGCGCCCTTCTCCTTTTCATCCCCTGGAAGCGCAGCAAACCGCGCGGCTTCCTGCCCCACCTCGCCTGGCGCTGGGGGCTGGTTTCCTTCCGTCATTACCCGGGTCCGACCCAGACCCGCTTCTTCGAGTGA
- a CDS encoding helix-turn-helix domain-containing protein, translating to MSHESVTSGPDESSLAEIKQMSGRRIEDERRRQGLTQPHLARRAGLSVSWIREIESGNPRTKIDDHLRCAAALGLSPGCVLVPMLFRAHGKICPPQLLAGNFRELECRLLEFIVDQTIADMRRSLMGGEEPGSAFPQLRS from the coding sequence ATGTCGCACGAAAGCGTGACATCCGGTCCAGACGAATCTTCGCTTGCCGAAATCAAGCAGATGTCAGGCCGGAGAATCGAAGATGAACGCAGGCGTCAGGGCCTCACTCAACCACATCTCGCCAGGCGTGCGGGGCTCAGTGTGAGCTGGATCCGCGAGATCGAATCCGGCAATCCCCGGACCAAGATCGACGATCACCTGCGCTGTGCCGCGGCGCTCGGCCTGTCCCCGGGTTGTGTCCTCGTTCCCATGCTGTTCAGGGCGCATGGCAAGATCTGTCCGCCGCAGTTGCTTGCTGGCAACTTCCGTGAACTCGAATGCCGCCTGCTTGAGTTCATCGTCGACCAGACCATCGCCGACATGCGCCGCTCGCTGATGGGCGGCGAGGAGCCCGGCTCCGCTTTCCCGCAACTGCGCTCGTAA
- a CDS encoding winged helix DNA-binding protein, giving the protein MTDDPVDADALRGLGVPHGDAISEMDASPQDEAAALRHTGLAIARWWLRARRRREEMFGPGLFADPAWDILLDLYTAAARGESVQISSLAHAARVPHSTAIRWASILTRAGIVERRKDPTDGRRVHVSLSAAASALMEDFFARLITDGQRPPMIGSDI; this is encoded by the coding sequence GTGACCGATGATCCAGTCGATGCAGATGCGCTTCGTGGGTTGGGCGTTCCTCACGGGGATGCGATCTCCGAAATGGATGCATCACCGCAGGATGAGGCCGCCGCCTTGCGCCACACAGGCCTGGCCATCGCGCGCTGGTGGCTCAGGGCACGCCGGCGGCGTGAAGAAATGTTCGGGCCCGGCCTCTTTGCCGATCCGGCCTGGGACATATTGCTCGATCTCTACACCGCCGCCGCACGCGGCGAGAGCGTTCAGATATCGAGCCTCGCCCACGCCGCGCGCGTGCCGCACTCGACCGCGATCCGCTGGGCCAGCATCCTGACGCGAGCGGGTATCGTCGAGCGGCGAAAGGATCCCACCGATGGGCGCCGCGTCCATGTCAGTCTGAGCGCCGCCGCCTCGGCCCTGATGGAGGACTTTTTTGCCCGATTGATTACGGATGGGCAGCGCCCGCCGATGATCGGTTCGGACATTTGA
- a CDS encoding HU family DNA-binding protein — translation MNNSELVDIIATSHDMTKTDAKKIVDSVFGAIADAAAKGDEVALNGFGKFKVKHTPAREGRSPATGETIKIAASKKLAFSAAKAVKDRLNG, via the coding sequence ATGAACAATTCCGAACTCGTCGATATCATTGCCACCAGCCATGACATGACGAAGACCGACGCGAAGAAGATCGTCGATTCCGTGTTCGGTGCCATCGCCGACGCTGCCGCCAAGGGCGACGAAGTTGCATTGAATGGATTCGGCAAATTCAAGGTAAAGCATACGCCGGCCCGCGAAGGCCGCAGTCCGGCGACAGGCGAAACGATCAAGATTGCTGCGTCGAAGAAGCTGGCTTTCTCGGCAGCCAAGGCGGTCAAGGATCGGCTTAACGGCTGA